One segment of Anomalospiza imberbis isolate Cuckoo-Finch-1a 21T00152 chromosome 2, ASM3175350v1, whole genome shotgun sequence DNA contains the following:
- the SPRY2 gene encoding protein sprouty homolog 2, with product METQHGSGSQPLLQARRDSGRPHGEPDLRDVLMQQVHVLSLDQIRAIRNTNEYTEGPTVAPRPGVKSSPRATAQPKNERPHGLPEHRHFSRIQHTQTHASPRAPLSRSISTISTGSRSSTRTSTSSNSSEQRLLGSSSGPVADGIVRMQPKSELKLSELKPLSKEDLGAHSYRCEDCGKCKCKECTYPRTLPSCWICDKQCLCSAQNVVDYGTCVCCVKGLFYHCSNDDEDNCADNPCSCSQSHCCTRWSAMGVVSLFLPCLWCYLPAKGCLKLCQGCYDRVNRPGCRCKHSNTVCCKVPSVPPRNFEKPT from the coding sequence ATGGAGACTCAGCACGGCAGTGGGTCGCAGCCCTTACTACAGGCTCGGCGTGACAGTGGGAGGCCACACGGGGAGCCCGATCTGCGGGATGTCCTGATGCAGCAGGTTCACGTTTTGTCGTTGGACCAGATCAGAGCCATCCGAAACACAAATGAATACACAGAGGGACCTACAGTGGCTCCACGGCCAGGGGTCAAGTCTTCTCCTCGGGCAACAGCCCAACCCAAAAATGAAAGGCCCCATGGGTTGCCTGAGCATCGTCATTTCAGCCGGATCCAGCACACGCAAACACACGCATCTCCTCGAGCGCCTCTGTCCCGGTCCATCAGCACAATCAGCACAGGCTCACGGAGCAGTACGAGGACAAGTACAAGCAGTAATTCGTCAGAACAAAGACTTCTGGGATCATCTTCGGGGCCAGTTGCTGATGGAATAGTCCGAATGCAGCCCAAGTCTGAGCTCAAGTTGAGTGAGCTGAAGCCACTGAGCAAAGAAGATTTGGGAGCACACAGCTACAGGTGTGAGGACTGTGGAAAGTGTAAGTGTAAGGAGTGCACTTATCCAAGGACCCTCCCCTCATGTTGGATCTGTGACAAGCAGTGTCTTTGCTCAGCCCAGAACGTGGTTGATTACGGGACTTGTGTTTGCTGTGTGAAGGGCCTCTTCTATCACTGCTCTAATGATGACGAGGACAACTGTGCTGACAACCCCTGCTCCTGCAGTCAGTCACATTGCTGCACTAGGTGGTCCGCCATGGGTGTAGTGTCCCTCTTTCTGCCTTGCTTGTGGTGTTACCTACCTGCCAAGGGTTGTCTTAAATTGTGCCAGGGCTGTTACGACCGGGTAAATCGGCCTGGGTGCCGCTGCAAACACTCCAACACCGTTTGCTGCAAAGTTCCCAGTGTACCCCCCAGGAACTTTGAAAAGCCAACATAG